One genomic window of Parasteatoda tepidariorum isolate YZ-2023 chromosome 9, CAS_Ptep_4.0, whole genome shotgun sequence includes the following:
- the LOC122271275 gene encoding uncharacterized protein has protein sequence MMGEKNLKIDFEVQKLLKLLMKSENAAIDQFLLHDEINQRHIYRNILIAIEISIEINDEVSFKELSSILALLSDVNIFPNLISCFHFDDNPFKLTNVVIVACKHNRLEILNQIFSDDSSIISDLSTKVDGTFPLPDDKDEESHNAFYYAARSGNTRLLEVLMKKWPLDYFLSHAEELCFLLSKSLNELMLKNVDVATEMKIYIHSFLLDNYFEQVIPTDSTDYSHDDIQESLSVILEYSDLFQTMYKTRESKNMQMFLAKQIALNIMTLKKWLKSTYDRVPWEEMEFHVISFIRYLNNQGSYINCFVTENDFVKYLSNFCECLANETTEINKIGKDVLSKLPEKLKRNNVVSNIISKYPHFEEFFENYEIIRDYESLNIIKKYVDVVTEVNSLENGGKTVIIRALQVLGENFKNTLESPKLSQATNDFLMMFIPNKTITILKFLRDSFSHGFPLSTCKDIEERYGLEFYTFVQKDVKSLSYAVTSVLQKIKFRTFRTLLERICNCKDIGEYKDISRMIRLVYFENDITDILPSNDNTVITVLEKLIADLSEIIKVKTHFEESIFLEIASIINFEKSFLNKSKLELEFYLNTLYGASIPSSILNSYTISEKKKKIKHLLNGINPVMVPESLRRIGYLTNEIFKHILYNEDEQDMSNIYSAVLKIFYITECQGDEIKHLQELKKTFTKTKKITIDNIRKIKNSSTRSYQEILSNDITSLRKIIREHNFTEFNTESFFIYKNDFKIQVEIEMLTLSILSSIEHSKLFLITTQLSNEEGPLLVGKYLRNYLAHGNAVVDILMDSTQSLFLFALKIIKHDIYRKGNFTIKRIKNLSNAKSIVEKLERLFCALSNGSSADVKHWMKEGADIYGKDPDMRTALHFASKSSNINIIKFLIDRGLNPKTKDVNDTNILHIATASGCKDAVSYIIEDLEISVDEKFNYNQTALHIAAENGFFDIVEILLHHKATINVGQFHETPLYKAVINDKAKAADLLLQNVQDINSIRHATGKTLLHVAAGLGLKNMVEYLLSKGADVNSVSDTRVTPLHKSAYAGHVDIITLLISNGAIVNAKDSADNIPLHFAAFNGQSSTAEILLRHGADFNAFNKEKLSPLQRAIMNGHLNVLKSFIEHGASIEDLERRGFPVFEYAIPHNNLELINILIENGMSIYIRDPDGCTPLHQSIKNGSIDISIIIAIRTGEYSFS, from the coding sequence ATGATGggtgaaaaaaatctgaagatCGATTTTGAAgtacaaaagttattaaagttactGATGAAATCAGAAAATGCAGCAATCGACCAATTTCTGCTGCatgatgaaataaatcaaagacatatttacagaaatattttgatagcaATAGAAATTTCGATTGAAATCAATGATGAAGTTAGTTTTAAAGAGTTATCCAGTATTTTGGCATTACTGAGTGATGTAAACATTTTCCCCAATTTAATTTCTTGCTTTCATTTTGATGATAATCCCTTTAAATTGACTAATGTTGTTATAGTGGCTTGTAAACACAATCGATTAGAAATCTTGAACCAAATATTCAGTGATGATTCTTCGATTATCAGTGATCTCTCCACTAAAGTTGATGGAACTTTTCCTTTGCCTGACGATAAAGATGAAGAAAGTCACAATGCCTTTTATTATGCTGCGCGCTCAGGAAATACGAGGCTTCTTGAAGTTTTAATGAAGAAGTGGCCAttggattattttttatcacatgCTGAAGAACTGTGTTTTCTCCTGTCAAAAAGCTTAAATgagttaatgttaaaaaatgttgatgTTGCAACCGAAATgaagatatatatacatagttttTTACTTGATAACTATTTTGAGCAAGTTATTCCAACAGACTCAACTGATTATTCTCATGATGATATCCAAGAAAGTTTGTCAGTTATTTTGGAGTACAgtgatttatttcaaacaatgtaCAAAACGAGAGAATCTAAGAACATGCAGATGTTTTTAGCGAAGCAGATTGCGCTAAAtataatgactttaaaaaaatggctaaaatcTACATATGACAGAGTTCCTTGGGAAGAAATGGAATTTCACGTAATCTCCTTTATCCGGTATCTGAATAATCAAGGAAGTTACATCAATTGCTTTGTAACAGAGAATGACTTTGTGAAATATCTTAGTAATTTTTGTGAGTGTCTGGCAAATGAAACcacagaaattaataaaattggcAAAGATGTATTAAGTAAGCttcctgaaaaattaaaacggaATAATGTAGTAAGCaacataatttctaaatatccgcattttgaagaatttttcgaaaattatgaGATAATTCGTGATTATGAATCTCtcaatattattaagaaatatgtcGACGTAGTGACTGAAGTGAACAGTCTTGAAAATGGCGGAAAAACTGTCATCATTAGAGCCTTGCAAGTTTTGggagagaattttaaaaatacacttgaATCACCAAAACTCTCTCAAGCCACAAACGATTTTTTGATGATGTTCATACCAAACAAAACAATcactattctaaaatttttgaggGACTCTTTTTCGCATGGTTTTCCTTTATCAACTTGTAAAGATATTGAAGAACGTTACGGCCTTGAGTTCTACACATTTGTTCAAAAGGATGTGAAAAGTTTAAGTTATGCTGTAACTTCAGTACTCCAGAAAATAAAGTTTCGAACATTCAGAACTTTGTTGGAGCGAATTTGCAATTGCAAAGACATTGGTGAATATAAAGACATTTCTCGTATGATTCGACTTGTATATTTTGAGAATGATATAACAGATATTTTACCAAGTAACGACAATACAGTAATTACTgtattggaaaaattaattgctgacttaagtgaaattataaaagtgaaaacacattttgaagagagtatatttttagaaatagcaagtataattaattttgaaaagagtttTCTAAATAAGTCCAAACTTGAGTTGGAGTTCTATCTCAACACGCTATATGGTGCATCGATCCCTAGCAGTATATTGAATAGTTACACTATTTctgagaaaaagaagaaaatcaagCACTTGCTAAATGGTATAAACCCTGTAATGGTTCCAGAAAGCTTAAGAAGAATAGGATATTtaactaatgaaattttcaaacatattttgtataatGAAGATGAGCAAGATATGTCAAATATCTACTCtgcagttttgaaaatattttatattactgaATGTCAAGGAGATGAAATCAAACACCTTCAGGAACTCAAGAAAACTTTTACGAAGaccaaaaaaataactattgataatatcagaaaaataaaaaactcatcAACAAGGTCTTATCAAGAAATCTTGTCAAATGATATTACatctttgagaaaaataatacgtgaacataattttactgaatttaatacagaatcctttttcatctataaaaatgatttcaaaatacaaGTGGAAATTGAAATGCTTACATTATCAATTTTGTCTAGCATAGAGCAttccaaactttttttgatTACGACTCAGCTATCTAACGAAGAGGGTCCTCTATTAGTTGGCAAATATCTAAGGAATTATCTAGCTCATGGAAATGCTGTTGTGGACATTTTAATGGATTCCACtcagtcattatttttatttgctttgaagATTATCAAGCATGATATTTATCGAAAgggaaattttacaataaaacgcATAAAGAATCTATCGAATGCAAAATCTATTGTTGAAAAACTAGAAAGACTGTTTTGTGCTTTGTCTAACGGCTCCTCAGCTGATGTGAAACATTGGATGAAAGAAGGAGCAGATATTTACGGAAAGGATCCTGACATGAGAACAGCTTTacattttgcttcaaaatcctctaacattaatattataaagttcTTAATTGACCGCGGATTAAATCCAAAGACCAAAGATGTTAATGATACAAATATTCTTCACATAGCAACTGCATCAGGATGTAAGGATGCAGTTTCTTATATTATCGAAGATTTGGAAATAtcagttgatgaaaaatttaactataatcaAACAGCTCTTCATATTGCAGCAGAAAATGGGTTTTTTGATATCgttgaaattttacttcatcACAAAGCTACAATCAACGTTGGTCAGTTTCATGAGACGCCACTGTACAAAGCTGTAATTAATGATAAAGCAAAAGCCGCTGACTTATTACTTCAGAATGTTCAGGATATAAATTCAATCCGACATGCAACAGGAAAGACCTTATTACATGTTGCTGCTGGCTTGGGACTCAAGAACATGGTGGAATATTTACTCAGTAAAGGAGCAGATGTTAATTCTGTATCTGATACACGGGTCACACCATTGCACAAATCTGCTTACGCTGGGCATGTAGATATTATCACATTATTGATTTCTAATGGGGCAATCGTAAATGCTAAGGATTCAGCTGACAACATTCCACTTCATTTTGCTGCTTTTAATGGACAGTCATCGACtgctgaaattttattaagacaTGGCGCAGATTTCAATgcttttaacaaagaaaaactttcaccTTTGCAGCGTGCCATTATGAATGGAcatttaaatgtattgaaatcCTTTATTGAACACGGCGCAAGTATTGAGGATCTTGAAAGACGGGGTTTTCCAGTATTTGAATATGCAATCCCTCATAATAACTTAgaactcataaatattttgattgaaaatggGATGTCGATTTACATAAGGGATCCTGATGGCTGTACTCCTCTTCatcaaagcataaaaaatgGTTCGATAGATATTTCGATTATAATTGCTATCCGAACAGGTGAATATTCATTCAGTTGA